Proteins encoded by one window of Acinonyx jubatus isolate Ajub_Pintada_27869175 chromosome X, VMU_Ajub_asm_v1.0, whole genome shotgun sequence:
- the ARSD gene encoding arylsulfatase D isoform X2, whose amino-acid sequence MLPFEMDSWWVLLSLSLLLRTSGFQAANASKPNILLIMADDLGIGDLGCYGNNTLRTPNIDRLAEEGMRLTQHLAAAPLCTPSRSSFLTGRHSFRSGMEAHDGYRALQWNGGSGGLPENETTFARILQQQGYATGLIGKWHQGVNCESRNDHCHHPLNHGFDYFYGMPFTLVNDCDPGRPPEVDASTRARLWFYTQVAALGVLTVALGKIWGLISVPWKAVLGAASLVFLFFVSWYASFGFVRRWNCILMRNHDVTEQPMVLERTARLMLQEAVSYIERNKHRPFLLFVSLLHVHIPLVTTKQFLGKSQHGLYGDNVEEMDWLVGEILQAIEENGLKNTTFTYFTSDHGGHLEARDERGQLGGWNGIFRGGKGMGGWEGGIRVPGIFRWPGVLPAGRVIHEPTSLMDVFPTVVELGGGHVPQDRVIDGRSLVPLLQGTAEHSAHEFLFHYCGKYLHAARWHDKDSGRLWKVHYMTPRFHPKGAGACHGQGVCPCSGVGVTQHSPPLLFDLSRDPSETRPLSPGLEPRYHAVLARVHEALEQHRRTLSPVPPQFSVGNIVWKPWLQPCCGTFPLCACTQDGDPSEA is encoded by the exons ATGCTGCCTTTTGAAAT GGACTCTTGGTGGGTTCTACTCAGTCTCAGTTTGCTTCTGAGGACTTCGGGGTTCCAAGCAGCAAATGCCTCTAAACCCAATATTCTACTGATAATGGCAGATGATCTTGGCATTGGGGATCTTGGTTGCTATGGAAACAATACCCTGAG GACACCCAATATCGACCGGCTTGCAGAGGAAGGCATGAGGCTCACCCAGCACTTGGCGGCCGCCCCCCTGTGCACCCCGAGCAGATCTTCCTTCCTCACGGGGAGGCACTCCTTCAGATCAG GCATGGAAGCCCATGATGGGTACCGCGCCCTCCAGTGGAACGGGGGATCGGGTGGACTCCCCGAGAATGAAACCACGTTTGCAAGAATCCTGCAGCAACAAGGTTATGCAACCGGCCTCATAG GGAAATGGCACCAGGGCGTAAATTGTGAATCCCGCAATGACCACTGCCACCACCCACTGAACCACGGATTTGACTATTTCTATGGCATGCCTTTCACGCTTGTGAATGACTGTGACCCAGGCAGGCCCCCGGAAGTGGACGCCAGCACGAGAGCGAGGCTGTGGTTTTACACCCAGGTGGCGGCATTGGGAGTGCTGACTGTTGCTCTTGGCAAGATTTGGGGGTTAATCTCCGTGCCCTGGAAAGCGGTCCTGGGTGCGGCCAGCCTCGTCTTCCTCTTTTTTGTCTCCTGGTATGCCAGCTTCGGGTTTGTGCGTCGTTGGAACTGTATCCTGATGAGAAACCATGACGTCACTGAGCAGCCCATGGTTTTGGAAAGAACCGCGCGTCTCATGCTACAGGAGGCAGTTTCCTATATTGAAAG AAATAAGCACAGGCCATTCCTCCTCTTTGTGTCCTTGCTACACGTGCACATCCCCCTGGTCACCACAAAACAGTTTCTCGGGAAAAGCCAGCATGGCTTATATGGCGACAACGTTGAGGAGATGGATTGGCTGGTAG GTGAAATCCTTCAGGCCATTGAAGAAAACGGTCTGAAAAACACGACATTCACGTATTTTACCTCTGATCACGGAGGACATTTGGAGGCAAGAGACGAACGCGGCCAGCTGGGGGGATGGAATGGAATATTCAGAG GTGGCAAAGGGATGGGGGGCTGGGAAGGCGGCATCCGCGTCCCGGGGATCTTCCGGTGGCCTGGGGTGCTGCCAGCCGGCCGAGTGATCCACGAGCCCACCAGTCTGATGGATGTCTTCCCCACCGTGGTCGAGCTGGGGGGCGGCCACGTGCCCCAGGACAG GGTGATCGATGGCCGTAGCCTGGTGCCCTTGTTGCAAGGGACTGCCGAGCACTCAGCACACGAATTCCTGTTTCATTACTGCGGGAAGTATCTGCACGCAGCACGCTGGCACGATAAAGACA GCGGAAGACTCTGGAAGGTTCACTATATGACACCGCGATTCCACCCCAAGGGGGCGGGGGCCTGCCACGGCCAAGGCGTGTGCCCCTGCTCTGGGGTCGGCGTGACCCAGCACAGCCCGCCTCTGCTCTTCGACCTGTCCAGGGACCCTTCGGAGACGCGGCCCCTGTCCCCTGGCTTGGAGCCCCGGTACCACGCGGTGCTGGCGCGGGTGCACGAGGCATTGGAACAGCACAGGAGGACCCTGAGTCCTGTGCCCCCCCAGTTTTCCGTGGGCAACATCGTCTGGAAGCCGTGGCTGCAGCCGTGCTGCGGAACCTTCCCCTTATGCGCGTGCACGCAGGACGGAGACCCCAGCGAGGCGTGA
- the ARSD gene encoding arylsulfatase D isoform X1, translating to MGPRARRGRAAPAARDSWWVLLSLSLLLRTSGFQAANASKPNILLIMADDLGIGDLGCYGNNTLRTPNIDRLAEEGMRLTQHLAAAPLCTPSRSSFLTGRHSFRSGMEAHDGYRALQWNGGSGGLPENETTFARILQQQGYATGLIGKWHQGVNCESRNDHCHHPLNHGFDYFYGMPFTLVNDCDPGRPPEVDASTRARLWFYTQVAALGVLTVALGKIWGLISVPWKAVLGAASLVFLFFVSWYASFGFVRRWNCILMRNHDVTEQPMVLERTARLMLQEAVSYIERNKHRPFLLFVSLLHVHIPLVTTKQFLGKSQHGLYGDNVEEMDWLVGEILQAIEENGLKNTTFTYFTSDHGGHLEARDERGQLGGWNGIFRGGKGMGGWEGGIRVPGIFRWPGVLPAGRVIHEPTSLMDVFPTVVELGGGHVPQDRVIDGRSLVPLLQGTAEHSAHEFLFHYCGKYLHAARWHDKDSGRLWKVHYMTPRFHPKGAGACHGQGVCPCSGVGVTQHSPPLLFDLSRDPSETRPLSPGLEPRYHAVLARVHEALEQHRRTLSPVPPQFSVGNIVWKPWLQPCCGTFPLCACTQDGDPSEA from the exons ATGGGACCCAGGGCTCGGAGGGGACGCGCCGCGCCCGCTGCCAG GGACTCTTGGTGGGTTCTACTCAGTCTCAGTTTGCTTCTGAGGACTTCGGGGTTCCAAGCAGCAAATGCCTCTAAACCCAATATTCTACTGATAATGGCAGATGATCTTGGCATTGGGGATCTTGGTTGCTATGGAAACAATACCCTGAG GACACCCAATATCGACCGGCTTGCAGAGGAAGGCATGAGGCTCACCCAGCACTTGGCGGCCGCCCCCCTGTGCACCCCGAGCAGATCTTCCTTCCTCACGGGGAGGCACTCCTTCAGATCAG GCATGGAAGCCCATGATGGGTACCGCGCCCTCCAGTGGAACGGGGGATCGGGTGGACTCCCCGAGAATGAAACCACGTTTGCAAGAATCCTGCAGCAACAAGGTTATGCAACCGGCCTCATAG GGAAATGGCACCAGGGCGTAAATTGTGAATCCCGCAATGACCACTGCCACCACCCACTGAACCACGGATTTGACTATTTCTATGGCATGCCTTTCACGCTTGTGAATGACTGTGACCCAGGCAGGCCCCCGGAAGTGGACGCCAGCACGAGAGCGAGGCTGTGGTTTTACACCCAGGTGGCGGCATTGGGAGTGCTGACTGTTGCTCTTGGCAAGATTTGGGGGTTAATCTCCGTGCCCTGGAAAGCGGTCCTGGGTGCGGCCAGCCTCGTCTTCCTCTTTTTTGTCTCCTGGTATGCCAGCTTCGGGTTTGTGCGTCGTTGGAACTGTATCCTGATGAGAAACCATGACGTCACTGAGCAGCCCATGGTTTTGGAAAGAACCGCGCGTCTCATGCTACAGGAGGCAGTTTCCTATATTGAAAG AAATAAGCACAGGCCATTCCTCCTCTTTGTGTCCTTGCTACACGTGCACATCCCCCTGGTCACCACAAAACAGTTTCTCGGGAAAAGCCAGCATGGCTTATATGGCGACAACGTTGAGGAGATGGATTGGCTGGTAG GTGAAATCCTTCAGGCCATTGAAGAAAACGGTCTGAAAAACACGACATTCACGTATTTTACCTCTGATCACGGAGGACATTTGGAGGCAAGAGACGAACGCGGCCAGCTGGGGGGATGGAATGGAATATTCAGAG GTGGCAAAGGGATGGGGGGCTGGGAAGGCGGCATCCGCGTCCCGGGGATCTTCCGGTGGCCTGGGGTGCTGCCAGCCGGCCGAGTGATCCACGAGCCCACCAGTCTGATGGATGTCTTCCCCACCGTGGTCGAGCTGGGGGGCGGCCACGTGCCCCAGGACAG GGTGATCGATGGCCGTAGCCTGGTGCCCTTGTTGCAAGGGACTGCCGAGCACTCAGCACACGAATTCCTGTTTCATTACTGCGGGAAGTATCTGCACGCAGCACGCTGGCACGATAAAGACA GCGGAAGACTCTGGAAGGTTCACTATATGACACCGCGATTCCACCCCAAGGGGGCGGGGGCCTGCCACGGCCAAGGCGTGTGCCCCTGCTCTGGGGTCGGCGTGACCCAGCACAGCCCGCCTCTGCTCTTCGACCTGTCCAGGGACCCTTCGGAGACGCGGCCCCTGTCCCCTGGCTTGGAGCCCCGGTACCACGCGGTGCTGGCGCGGGTGCACGAGGCATTGGAACAGCACAGGAGGACCCTGAGTCCTGTGCCCCCCCAGTTTTCCGTGGGCAACATCGTCTGGAAGCCGTGGCTGCAGCCGTGCTGCGGAACCTTCCCCTTATGCGCGTGCACGCAGGACGGAGACCCCAGCGAGGCGTGA
- the ARSD gene encoding arylsulfatase D isoform X3 has protein sequence MEAHDGYRALQWNGGSGGLPENETTFARILQQQGYATGLIGKWHQGVNCESRNDHCHHPLNHGFDYFYGMPFTLVNDCDPGRPPEVDASTRARLWFYTQVAALGVLTVALGKIWGLISVPWKAVLGAASLVFLFFVSWYASFGFVRRWNCILMRNHDVTEQPMVLERTARLMLQEAVSYIERNKHRPFLLFVSLLHVHIPLVTTKQFLGKSQHGLYGDNVEEMDWLVGEILQAIEENGLKNTTFTYFTSDHGGHLEARDERGQLGGWNGIFRGGKGMGGWEGGIRVPGIFRWPGVLPAGRVIHEPTSLMDVFPTVVELGGGHVPQDRVIDGRSLVPLLQGTAEHSAHEFLFHYCGKYLHAARWHDKDSGRLWKVHYMTPRFHPKGAGACHGQGVCPCSGVGVTQHSPPLLFDLSRDPSETRPLSPGLEPRYHAVLARVHEALEQHRRTLSPVPPQFSVGNIVWKPWLQPCCGTFPLCACTQDGDPSEA, from the exons ATGGAAGCCCATGATGGGTACCGCGCCCTCCAGTGGAACGGGGGATCGGGTGGACTCCCCGAGAATGAAACCACGTTTGCAAGAATCCTGCAGCAACAAGGTTATGCAACCGGCCTCATAG GGAAATGGCACCAGGGCGTAAATTGTGAATCCCGCAATGACCACTGCCACCACCCACTGAACCACGGATTTGACTATTTCTATGGCATGCCTTTCACGCTTGTGAATGACTGTGACCCAGGCAGGCCCCCGGAAGTGGACGCCAGCACGAGAGCGAGGCTGTGGTTTTACACCCAGGTGGCGGCATTGGGAGTGCTGACTGTTGCTCTTGGCAAGATTTGGGGGTTAATCTCCGTGCCCTGGAAAGCGGTCCTGGGTGCGGCCAGCCTCGTCTTCCTCTTTTTTGTCTCCTGGTATGCCAGCTTCGGGTTTGTGCGTCGTTGGAACTGTATCCTGATGAGAAACCATGACGTCACTGAGCAGCCCATGGTTTTGGAAAGAACCGCGCGTCTCATGCTACAGGAGGCAGTTTCCTATATTGAAAG AAATAAGCACAGGCCATTCCTCCTCTTTGTGTCCTTGCTACACGTGCACATCCCCCTGGTCACCACAAAACAGTTTCTCGGGAAAAGCCAGCATGGCTTATATGGCGACAACGTTGAGGAGATGGATTGGCTGGTAG GTGAAATCCTTCAGGCCATTGAAGAAAACGGTCTGAAAAACACGACATTCACGTATTTTACCTCTGATCACGGAGGACATTTGGAGGCAAGAGACGAACGCGGCCAGCTGGGGGGATGGAATGGAATATTCAGAG GTGGCAAAGGGATGGGGGGCTGGGAAGGCGGCATCCGCGTCCCGGGGATCTTCCGGTGGCCTGGGGTGCTGCCAGCCGGCCGAGTGATCCACGAGCCCACCAGTCTGATGGATGTCTTCCCCACCGTGGTCGAGCTGGGGGGCGGCCACGTGCCCCAGGACAG GGTGATCGATGGCCGTAGCCTGGTGCCCTTGTTGCAAGGGACTGCCGAGCACTCAGCACACGAATTCCTGTTTCATTACTGCGGGAAGTATCTGCACGCAGCACGCTGGCACGATAAAGACA GCGGAAGACTCTGGAAGGTTCACTATATGACACCGCGATTCCACCCCAAGGGGGCGGGGGCCTGCCACGGCCAAGGCGTGTGCCCCTGCTCTGGGGTCGGCGTGACCCAGCACAGCCCGCCTCTGCTCTTCGACCTGTCCAGGGACCCTTCGGAGACGCGGCCCCTGTCCCCTGGCTTGGAGCCCCGGTACCACGCGGTGCTGGCGCGGGTGCACGAGGCATTGGAACAGCACAGGAGGACCCTGAGTCCTGTGCCCCCCCAGTTTTCCGTGGGCAACATCGTCTGGAAGCCGTGGCTGCAGCCGTGCTGCGGAACCTTCCCCTTATGCGCGTGCACGCAGGACGGAGACCCCAGCGAGGCGTGA